The Streptomyces sp. ICC1 DNA window GGCATGCCCGCGTCCGTGACGAACCAGTCGGCGCGGTCCAGCGCCGCGAACCCGCTGAGCCCGACCACTCCCCACTTGCTGTGGTCGGCCACGACGGCGATCCGCCGTGCCGAGGCGACCAGGGCCCGGTTGGTCTGGGCCTCCGTGAGGTTGGGCGTGGTCAGCCCGGCCTCTTCGGTCACCCCGTGCGCGCCCAGGACCAGCAGGTCCACGTGGAGGGAGCCGATCACCAGGTCGGCGAGCGGGCCGACCAGCGCGGCCGAGGGGGTGGGGGAGCCGCCGGTGAGCAGCAGGGTGGGGGCCGCGCCCCCGCCGCCCTGGCCGGCGGCCCGCACCAGCTCGGCGACGGGCAGGGAGTTGGTGACGATGGTGAGCCGCGGAACGCCGAGCAGCCGGGCGGCGACGGCGTACGCGGTGGTGCCGCCCGAGACCGCGACCACGCTGCCCGGTTCCACCAGGGTCGCGGCCGTCGCCGCGATGGCGGCCTTTGCGGCCCCCTCCAGATCGGACTTGGCGTCGAATCCGGGCTCGTGTCCGCTGGCCTGGACGGTGGCGACGGCGCCGCCGTGCACCTTCTCCACGGCGCCGCCGCGGGCGAGCGCGTCCAGGTCCCGGCGGACCGTCATGTCGGAGACGCCGAGCAGTCCGACCAGGTCGGCCACCCGCACCGAGCCGTCGCGGCGCACCGCGTCGAGGATGAACGCGCGTCGCTGGTGGGCCAGCTGCGCAGCCTGCTCGGCCACGAGATCACTCCCGGGTATGGGGAAAACCGGTCGGAAAGCAACAACATAGCATGGGCGTGCTGTTTGTTTCTGAAGGAATGATCACGCCAGACTGTTGATTTACTTGCGGAACTGTTTAATCTTGGCGTGTGAAGAAGACCCTCGCGAAACTCGCGGACGGCCGTGAACTGATCTACTTCGACCACGACGAGAGCGCCGTGCGCGACGCCCCCGACCAGCGCCCGCTGGACCGCGTGAGCAGTCACCCGGAACTGCGGCGCGACGAGGCGACCGGCGACTGGATCACGATCGCCTCCCACCGGCAGGCCCGCACCTACCACCCGCCCGCCGGCGAGTGCCCGCTGTGCCCCTCCCGGGACGGCCGGCTCGGCGAGATCCCCGCCGCCGACTACGAGGTCGCCGTCTTCGAGAACCGCTTCCCCTCCCTCGCGGGCGAGGCCGGACGCTGCGAGGTCGTCTGCTTCACCCCGGACCACGAGGCCGCCTTCGCCGACCTCACCCCCGCCGCCGCCCGCCTGGTCCTGGACGCGTGGACCGACCGCACCGCGGAGCTCTCCGCCCTCCCCGGCGTCGAGCAGGTGTACTGCTTCGAGAACCGCGGGGCCGAGATCGGCGTGACGCTCGCCCACCCGCACGGCCAGATCTACGCCTTCCCCTTCGTCACGCCGCGCACCGCCAAGATGACGGCCGCCGCGGCCGCCCACCGCGCCACCACCGGCCGCAACCTCTTCGAGGACCTGCTGACGGGAGCCCGCGCCGCCACCGAGCGGGTGGTGACCGCCGGGGATCACTGGACCGCCTTCGTGCCGTACGCCGCCCGCTGGCCGTACGAGGTCCACCTCTACCCGCACCGCCGCGTCCCCGACCTGACCTGCCTCACCGAGGCCGAGCGCGCCGAGTTCCCGGGCGTCTACCTGGACCTGCTGCGCCGCTTCGACCGGCTGTTCCCCGTACCGGGGCAGCCGCAGGGGCCGACCCCCACGCCGTACATCTCCGCATGGCACCAGGCGCCCCGCACCCAGGGCGGGGAACTGGCCCTGCACCTCGAACTGTTCACCGTCCGCCGGACCGCCGACAAGCTCAAGTTCCTCGCCGGGACGGAGTCCGGGACGGAGGCGTTCATCAACGACGTGGCCCCCGAGGCGGCCGCGCGCAGACTTCGGGAGGCCCTGGCGTGAACCGGACCGCTCAGCCGGAAGACGAGCACAGCCGGGCCGCCCGGGCCGCGGACGCCTTCCACCAGCTCTACGGCGCCTCCCCGGACGGGGTCTGGGCGGCGCCGGGCCGGGTCAACCTCATTGGCGAACACACCGACTACAACGACGGCTTCGCCCTCCCGATGGCCCTCCCGCAGACCACCCTGCTCGCCGCACGCGCCCGGACGGACGGGCGGCTGCGGCTGCACAGCGCGCAGGGCGACGGCCGGATCACCGACCTGGTGGTCGCCGATCTGGCCCCGGGAGTCGTGACGGGCTGGACCTCCTACCCGGCCGGCGTCCTGTGGGCACTCGCCGGAGCGGGGTACGGGATCGGCGGCGCCGACCTCCACTTCGACAGCACCGTGCCCACCGGCGCCGGCCTCTCCTCCTCCGCCGCACTGGAGTGCGCGGTCGCCGTGGCCTACGACGAGCTGTACCGCCTGGCCCTGACCGGACCCGAACTGGCCCGGATCGCGCAGCGCGCGGAGAACGGCTTCGCCGGCGTCCCCTGCGGGATCATGGACCAGATGGCCTCCGTCTGCTGCACCGCCGAGGCCGCCCTCCACCTCGACGCCCGCAGCCCGGAGAGCCACCGGCAGGTGCCCTTCGACCTGCTGGGCCAGGGGCTGCGGCTGCTGGTGATCGACACCCGGGTCACCCACGACCTCGGGGACGGGGCCTACGCCTCCCTGCGCGCGGGCTGCGAACGGGCCGCCGCGCTGCTAGGGCTGCCCGCCCTGCGCGATCTGCCCGCCGCGGAACTCCCGCGGGCCCTGCGGGCCCTGCCGGCGGAACTGGCCCCCCTGGTGCGCCACGTGGTGACCGAGAACGCCCGGGTCGGCGAGGCCGTCTCCCGGCTGGAGGAGGGCGACGCGGCGGCCCTGGGCCCGATCCTCACCGCCGGCCACGCCTCGCTGCGCGACGACTACCGGGTCTCCTGCCCGGAAACCGACCTCGTGGTGACCGCGGCGCTGGCCGCCGGCGCGCTCGGCGCCCGGATGACCGGAGGGGGCTTCGGCGGCTCGGTGATCGCCCTGGTGGAGGCCGGGCGCCAGGACGCGGTGGGCCGGTCCGTCACGGAGGCCTTCGCGGCAGCCGGCCACCGCCCTCCGCACATCCTCGAAGCCACCCCCGCCGCGGGCGCCCGCCGGCTAGTGCTGTGACCGGAAAGGTTCACCGGGTCGCGGCGCCCGGCACGGCACCTCGCCGCGTTGTCGGACCACCGAAGTACGTCCAGTACGAGCGGCGGCCCTCCGCCCGGGGGCCCCTCCCGGCGGTAGCTGGGGGAGAGGCACCGCACCGAACACCGCGACCCGGCAAACCTTTCCGGCCACAGCACTAGTGCTCGCGCCGAAGCCCGGCGACCCGTCCCGGCGTTAGGCCGTCCCTTTCGGATCTTGCCGGGCCCGCGAGATCCGAAGGGGACGGCCCGGCCGGCCACCGCGGCCCGCGCCGGAATCCGACCGCACCACCGCTTCAGCACGCACGTCCGCCCCAACACTCCGGAGGACACTGTGAGAAGACTCTTACCGCACGCGGCACTCGCCGCGTCGCTGCTGCTCGGAGCACTCGGCGCGGCTCCCGCCGCCGCGTCCGTGCCCGGCTCCGTGCCCGGCTCCGCGCCCGGCTCCGCGACGGCCGCCCTGTCCGATTCCTGGCGGCCGCCCCTGAGCACCCGGGGCCGCTACGTCGTCGACGCCGACGGCAACCGCTTCAAGTTGAAGTCGGCGAACTGGCAAGGCGCCCAGGGGTCGTGGAGCGGATCCGGTGACATCAACGATCCGGCCGCACACCACGACGGCGAGAAGGCCGACCAGATGCCGCTCGGCCTGGACCGCGCTCCGATCCCGCGGATCCTCGCCGGATTCCACGCCCTGGGCATCAACAGCGTCCGGCTGCCCTTCTCGAACGAGATGCTGCACGACCAGCGGCCCGTCTCCGACGCCTCGGTCGCGGCCAACCCGGAGCTACGGGGCAAGACCCCCCTCCAGGTCTTCGACGCCGTCATCGCCGCCACCACGGCCGAGGGCTTCGCGGTGATCCTCAACAACCACACCAACACCTCGCGCTTCTGCTGCGGCCTGGACGGCAACGAACGCTGGAACACCAGCCAGAGCACCGCGCGGTGGGAGGAGGACTGGATCGCCCTCGCCCGC harbors:
- the galT gene encoding galactose-1-phosphate uridylyltransferase, which gives rise to MKKTLAKLADGRELIYFDHDESAVRDAPDQRPLDRVSSHPELRRDEATGDWITIASHRQARTYHPPAGECPLCPSRDGRLGEIPAADYEVAVFENRFPSLAGEAGRCEVVCFTPDHEAAFADLTPAAARLVLDAWTDRTAELSALPGVEQVYCFENRGAEIGVTLAHPHGQIYAFPFVTPRTAKMTAAAAAHRATTGRNLFEDLLTGARAATERVVTAGDHWTAFVPYAARWPYEVHLYPHRRVPDLTCLTEAERAEFPGVYLDLLRRFDRLFPVPGQPQGPTPTPYISAWHQAPRTQGGELALHLELFTVRRTADKLKFLAGTESGTEAFINDVAPEAAARRLREALA
- the galK gene encoding galactokinase; protein product: MNRTAQPEDEHSRAARAADAFHQLYGASPDGVWAAPGRVNLIGEHTDYNDGFALPMALPQTTLLAARARTDGRLRLHSAQGDGRITDLVVADLAPGVVTGWTSYPAGVLWALAGAGYGIGGADLHFDSTVPTGAGLSSSAALECAVAVAYDELYRLALTGPELARIAQRAENGFAGVPCGIMDQMASVCCTAEAALHLDARSPESHRQVPFDLLGQGLRLLVIDTRVTHDLGDGAYASLRAGCERAAALLGLPALRDLPAAELPRALRALPAELAPLVRHVVTENARVGEAVSRLEEGDAAALGPILTAGHASLRDDYRVSCPETDLVVTAALAAGALGARMTGGGFGGSVIALVEAGRQDAVGRSVTEAFAAAGHRPPHILEATPAAGARRLVL
- a CDS encoding DeoR/GlpR family DNA-binding transcription regulator — its product is MAEQAAQLAHQRRAFILDAVRRDGSVRVADLVGLLGVSDMTVRRDLDALARGGAVEKVHGGAVATVQASGHEPGFDAKSDLEGAAKAAIAATAATLVEPGSVVAVSGGTTAYAVAARLLGVPRLTIVTNSLPVAELVRAAGQGGGGAAPTLLLTGGSPTPSAALVGPLADLVIGSLHVDLLVLGAHGVTEEAGLTTPNLTEAQTNRALVASARRIAVVADHSKWGVVGLSGFAALDRADWFVTDAGMPAAARAVLAESVGELMVAGAEA